Part of the Salmo trutta chromosome 5, fSalTru1.1, whole genome shotgun sequence genome is shown below.
AATAATGAGCAGTCAGCAGCTCACACCAAGTAGGCTGCTGGGAAGACAGGAAGCACCTAAAGTAGATGGCCCTCGTTCACAAAAAGACAGTACTATACCACAACAGATAAAGACAACAAAAAATGATACTTAtgactcctggagatatcaggagtcctccagCTATAGAATGAAGTCCCAAGCCGTTGCAGCTTTCAGGAGTTGCCTGTGTTACAATAAGTTGTCTTTCAATTCAGTTCATACAATAAGTTATATAATATAACGTTTTCCCCACATGTAGCTTTCTATTGCCCTATTTCGGCTGCTCTCCGCTATAGCCATGGAACACCTTGCTACACGGATTCGGGCATGTGCCGATATAGCTTCTGTTCAAATAAAAGACACGCAACACAAAATGTCCCTATATGCAGACGATGTTCTTTTGTTTTTATCCAAGCCTAAAACTTATATCCCCCCCTTACTTAACTTGATGAATACATTCAGCTCATTCTCTGGCTACAAGATAAATTGGCAAAAAAAGCGAATTGATGCCGATATCACGGCCTGTGGATATGCAATTTCTGCAATCTACCCCATTTAGAACAGTGATAGACAAGTTCACAAGCCTTGGCATTGTAGTGACAAGAGATCTTGATCAGCTATTGAAAACGAATTGGGACATGAACATTTATCAGCTTAaacaaaatatagatttttgGAAAACTCTGCCTATCTCCTTGGTTGGTCGTATAAACGCTATTAAAATGGTTGTCCTACACAGGTTTCTTTATCTCTAGGTATTTTCTTCACATACCCACTGTATACATTGACAGCCCGATTAGCCTGAATCATGCTTTCCACCCTGCGTTGGATGATATGATGTTTTCACAGTGGAGGGAGAAGGGGCTTACAGCAATTGGTCATTTATACATGGATGGTCAGTTAGCTTCATTTCAACAATTACAGGGAAAGTTCAACATGCCAACAACACATTTTTTCAGATACGTCCAAATCAGGAATTTCTTAAGGACACATATCCACAGTATGGCATTAAGCCAAATAATCCTACATTAGACAGCCTGATCCTTGTCAAACTCCATTCAAAAGGGCCGGTCTCTAGACTGTAGGATGTGCTACAGGCCCACATAGAGGTATCCACAGACACTATTAAAAACATGGAGGTATCCACAGACACTATTAAAAACATAGAGGTATCCACAGACACTATTAAAAACATAGAGGTATCCACAGACACTATTAAAAACATGGAGGTATCCACAGACACTATTAAAAACATAGAGGTATCCACAGACACTATTAAAAACATGGAGGTATCCACAGACACTATTAAAAACATGGAGGTATCCACAGACACTATTAAAAGGGCTTGGGAACAAGAACTTGGTTCAGAAATCTCAGATGAGGACTGGGTAGAAGCTCTCAGGATTATAAACCACAGTTCTGTGAATGCCAGACACAATTTTGTACAGTTTAATTTTAATTTTGTACAATTTTGTACAGGTTACATTACTCAAAAGTGAAACTGAATCAAACATTCCCGGACACACCACTGTGTGAGAGGTGAGAGCAGGATGAGGGGACGTTGACCCACTTATTTTGGACACGTCCTAAATTACATGCTTTCTGGGCTCTCATTTCTGATGACTTATCTAAAGCCTTCGATAGAGTTCTAGCCCCAGACCCATTTATCGCTCTGTTTGGTACAGTTGATGGGAATAACCAGGAGGAGAAGGCTGTCTCTCTTTGTACTCTATTAGCCAAAAGGCTCATATTGCAATTTTGGAAATTGGAGACTGTAACTATCTTTGAAATGTggctaaaaaataaaaatagtcagTACCTTGTAGTTAACTCTCCGTCCACATAGAGGCGCTGTGGTATTGTCTTGCCACCCGCTGATACAGGCGGAAGTGAGCTTGCGAGTGGACTTTTCTTTCTAGTGAACATCGTTCTTTCCTGGTGGAAGAAGCTAACAGCtgaatagctaactagctaccagtcAACTTAAAATGTCTCAACAACAGTCGTTTCATGTGTTTTTAAATGAGCGCTTAACTTCGGCTGCTGTGGAGATTTTCGGGGAAGTTGAGAAAACGGTAGTGAAATACCAGGAGGAGAATGATCGGCTACGGAGACTGCTGGAGATCACATCAGAGGTTCAACTATGTAGAACAGGTacgtatgtacagtgcattcggaaagtattcagaccccttcactattTCCACATGAGGTTAAAAAATCTGTCCATGTGcacttgagcaaagcacttaaccctgatGTATCCTGTAATTGCTgcagataagagcgtctgctaaattacacaCATTTCAAGTGTAACGTATTGTACTTTTGGAGTAATAACAAAAAAAacgtaaataagaatataatatgtttctgaacagtTATACATTCATGTGACTGCTActatgattatggataatcacgAATAAATGATGAATAATGAAGATCATATCCGTCAAAATCAGGAGTGAAGATCATACACCTCCCTccttaccaataacaggggaggtcaGCATTTTGGGGGGTGATGATCTTTGTTCCTTTTAACTTTCTCACTTGTCGTCATTGAAGATTCATTCATTATTATCCAGAAACAGATTCTATTGTATTTACAATAAAAGGGACTCCAAacttacacaatacattattcaccattcagttcctattgggcaaaacccacaacacaaccaaaacaaactgcaaatgcattcaacaagtaTGTGATTTCACAAGCTTAATGTGTGTAAGgaatatgggatcaaatactaCACTTCTGACTACTGTAATACACTAAGTTAATTTATCCAAACGCTTTTGACTTATTCACGttgggggactagatacataaagtgctttgatttctaaatggtaaaacagatattATGAAAattccctcaaataaaaggtgacattctgtactgtcacctcatataaacatttgatctcaaatcccaaATTCTGGAATATAGAgccacatttgtaaatgttagttTCACTGTctaaataaatacataggggagTGTAAACCTCTGCTATTCCTTCCCTCCAGACTCCctgcagctctctgtctctgaagaggaggttCCCCCTGAGCAGCAGGAGTGGAGTCCCAGTCTGAGGCAGAAGGACCCAGAGACCACAAAGATGAAAGAGGAACAAGAGGAAGTCAGGACCAGTCAGGACGAAGAGCAGCTTCAAGGGCTCGTTGATACCAAAGACTCCATATTCAGTCCTTCCTGTGTGAAAAGTGAATGTGATCAGATGGACCCACATCAAGAAGCCATACTAGCTGAACACCCAACTCTCAGTCCACTGAAAACGTCTAAACTACAGTCGTTTCGTTTGTTGTTAAATGAATGTTTAACGGCATCTGCTGCTGTGGAGATTCTTGGTGCGGTTGAGGAAACTGTAGCAGAGTACCAGGAAGAGAATGATCTGCTACGGAGACTGCTGCGGAGGACACCAGAGATAAAACTATGTAGAATAGGTTTGTACGTAGATCTAATACCTAGCTAGCTACGGTTCTACTTAGTTAATAAACTGTTTCCGGTAACAGGGATCTCCATTGCATCCATTTTTAAAGAACAGTTTATAATATAGCTAAGATTCACCGGGCATAATTAAAAAGTTATCTGTCAGGAAAAGATGATTGAAATAGCTTATGAAGCACAGCCTTTCTGACTCCAATGCATTTCATTAGAGACTGTGAGTACGTTTACGTTCACACTAGTAATTCAATATTATATTGATGATGGCAGTAGGCAGAGTACGGCTTCAGTCCTGTAGACCCCTGACTCTGCTCATCTTAAACGCCGTGAGGTCATAATAGAAGTAAACATACGGTGATCAAAACATCTAGTTTTCTGAGAaatctttcaaattattaggaCGTGTACAAGCTTTATTATAATATCAAGTTTGGGAGCAGTACAACTATTTTTATCTGTATTGCACATTattttagctactgttgttattttgGATCAATACAAATAAAGACATTTTCAATTAAAAAATCATTGAGCTCTATAATTCACATTTGTGATTCAAGTGTTGTATTTAATTCTGTAATATATAAATAACATCtgttccttctctccttccctccagactccctgcagttctctgtctctgaagaggaggttccccctgagcagcagcactgtgagcaggagtggagccccagtctgggGCAGGAGGACCCAGAGACCATacagattaaagaggaacaggaggaagtcaggaccagtcaggaggaagagcagcttcaagGGGTCTTTGTTACCAAAGACTCCACATTCACTACTTCCTGTGTGaaaagtgaatgtgatcaggagGACCCACATCAGTCCTTGACTCTTCCCCAAACCCAGActgtggagaacagagagagtgactCTAAACCAGTGGATCTCAAACCTTTTGTCACTGTGACCCACATTAAGGGTCTTAATATTCCCTGTGACCCTCCAGATAATCAAAACAATGCCTCCAGCCACAGCTCAGCTGTAAGCAGCTACACAGTAGGACTTGACAGCAGCCCACCATTGGATCCCAGTCCACCATTGGAGAAACACTGTTCCAAACCCAGCACCACAGCTAGAAGAACTCACCACTGCCGTGACTGTGGAGAAACGTTTGCTCTGAAAGCTGACCTGCAGAGACATGTGACTCTCTTCAGTAAGATACCCAGTGAATGTAGTTCCTGCCAAAAACGCTACAACTCCACCTGTAAACTGAAGGCCCATGTCCCACTCTGTCACGGTGGGAAACCCTGCACCTGCCCTGTTTGTGGAAAGACCTTCAAACACAAAGGATTTCTGTCCAGGCACATGaggattcacacaggagagaaaccatttatctgtggtgactgtgggaaaagcttcaatcgCACGGATTTCCTAACCAGGCAtaaactgactcacacaggagagaagccattcacctgtggtgactgtgggagaAGCTTCAGTCGGAAGGAGAGCTTAACTATGCACAAATTGACTCACACCAGAGAGAAACTTTTTAGCTGTCATGACTGTGGGAGAAGCTTCAATCGGAAGGTGCGCCTAACCAGGCATAAattgactcacacaggagagaaactattcacctgtggtgactgtgggaaaagcttcaatcaGAAGGTGCACCTAACCAGGCACAAATTGACTCACACCAGAAAGAAACCATTCAGCTGTGGTGAGTGTGGGAAAAACTTCAATTGGAAGGTGCGCCTAACCAGGCATAAtttgactcacacaggagagaagccattcacctgtggtgactgtgggaaaagcttcaatcgCAAGGATACCTTAAATATGCACAAATTGACTCACAGCAGAGAGAAACCATTCacctgtggtgactgtgggaaaagcttcaatcaGAAGGTGCGCCTAACCAGTCACAAATTGACTCACATCAGAGAGAAACCATTCAGCTGTGGTGAGTGTGGGAAAAGCTTCGGTCTTGAAAGGAACCTAGCCAGGCAtaaactgactcacacaggagagaagccattcacctgtggtgactgtgggaaaagcttcaatcgCAAGGAGACCTTAACTACGCACAAATTGACTCACACCAGAGAGAAACCATTCAGCTGTGGTGagtgtgggaaaagcttcaatcgCAAGGATACCTTAAATATGCACAAATTGACTCACAgcagagagaaaccatttagctgtggtgactgagGGAAAAGCTTCAATCGGAAACAACATGGCTGCTCAGTCTGATAAAATATTAATTCAGAAGACTAATCTGCTGACACGTGAAAAACATCCACAAAGAAAGTAAATgaggacacagagaggggactAAGAGAGTATTGAGATACACCTGTGGACCAACTCTAACTGGTCCTCCTGATCCTGCTCAGTCCAATGTCACAGTAATGATATAATGGGGCTGTTGTCTGAACCTGACATGTAATGTTGCTACTCTTTGTGTATGAAATGGACACTGCAGTTCAGACAACCACCACTTTTTAGGTGAACAACTGAGGGATGGGGTTGGAGAGTTGTGAACATTCAATGTCGTAGTCAGATATGGATACAAGATGTCCAGATGTAATGTAGGATTCCCAataggtgattttatttggccccaaGTTTTCTGATTAAAACAAGATAATctatagaatatttgtatttgttttttattcattgttggacattttaaaaatgtatttagggAATATATTCCCAAGTATTCGCACATGTAAATAGatttacagtatcagtcaaaagtttggatacacctactcattcaagggtttttctttattttgactattttctacattgtagaataacagtgaagacaaactgtagaaaaagcccatggagttggtggaataatcctttaattcattgccacttactcagctgggccaggggcgctttaattaggtcaggtggaaatgtccgacagatctccactccataaaaggaggaaatcaccatcgcctgatcgcgctgctttctcttccttcactctgtcaaatccagaagttctgtgcgtccatgaatccacgtaAGTCCACCGACTCTgttacctttcatctgaactttcatctgaactttcatctgaactttcatctgaactttcatctgaactttcatctgaactttcatctgaactttcatctgaactttcatctgaactttcatctgaactttcatctgaactttcatctgaactttcatctgaactttcatctgaactttcatctgaactttcatctgaactatctgttgcgatcgggagagcgggccatcagttgttgtttGAAGTTATTATCGCGTggcttggagcgcacgcttcaaacattttgtctaatgtgaatggtcaatgatTCCGGCCCTACGGATCATAATAAGACAATTATGCAATTGGTATagttaatatgtaatgaaattccgtgtacacatgaagacacttgaaagggtgaaataagaaagcaattgtttgttgaactgatcggctctgatatccaactaatggcgatttatagattgaataaccgatcactgtttgtattattctttcatgatttatgataaatagttacgagcctaaattactcaccgacgattcctattgacttattaatgaactggattgttgaattccctaaatgatgttaacaatgaatgattgttatgattagatctttgtgatgatggatttgattggatacacgttattctgtttcctttgttatgcagcacagactactcagtaaatataccactttatggttaaaggaattcctgcctcagtctcatccatttctctgtcacctgacccgtgaccacctgttcaccctcactgtcagtcatcctacctatccagctacccacacagattccactaatctttcacAAACTATGAAGTAACATATGGAGTCATGCattaaccaaaagtgttaaatcaaaatatatgtaatattttggattcttcaaagtagccacccagaTGTATCCGATCTCAAGAAATTGTACAAAACATCCCCCTTATATAATCAATGTGAGCATTACATAACCAGGGGAGTAGTGATTGGATAAGGGCGATGTTTTGTAACCAGGGGAGTAGTGATTGGGTAAGGGAGATGTTTTGGAACCAGGGGACTAGTGATTGGATAAGGGGGGGTTGTAACCAGGGGAGTA
Proteins encoded:
- the LOC115194667 gene encoding zinc finger protein 251-like; the encoded protein is MSKLQLFHVFLNERLTAAAVEIFGAVEKTVVEYQEENDRLRRLLRRTPEIQLCRTDSLQLSVSEEEVSPEQQHCEQEWSPSLGQKDPETTQIKEEQEEVRTSQQEEQLQGLVDTRDSIFTPSCVKSECDQMDPRQEAILAEHPTLSPVKMSKLQSFREFLNERLTAFAAVEISGVFAKAVAEYQEENDLLRRLLEITPEIKLCRIDSLQLSVSEEEVPPEQQEWSPSLGQKDPETRKMKEEQEEVRTSQQEEQLQGLVDTKDSIFTPPCVRSECDQMDPHQEAILAEHPTLSPLKTSKLQLFRVLLNECLTASAAVEILGAVEETVAEYQEENDLLRRLLRRTPEIKLCRIDSLQLSVSEEEVPPEQQEWSPSLRQKDPETTKMKEEQEEVRTSQDEEQLQGLVDTKDSIFSPSCVKSECDQMDPHQEAILAEHPTLSPLKTSKLQSFRLLLNECLTASAAVEILGAVEETVAEYQEENDLLRRLLRRTPEIKLCRIDSLQFSVSEEEVPPEQQHCEQEWSPSLGQEDPETIQIKEEQEEVRTSQEEEQLQGVFVTKDSTFTTSCVKSECDQEDPHQSLTLPQTQTVENRESDSKPVDLKPFVTVTHIKGLNIPCDPPDNQNNASSHSSAVSSYTVGLDSSPPLDPSPPLEKHCSKPSTTARRTHHCRDCGETFALKADLQRHVTLFSKIPSECSSCQKRYNSTCKLKAHVPLCHGGKPCTCPVCGKTFKHKGFLSRHMRIHTGEKPFICGDCGKSFNRTDFLTRHKLTHTGEKPFTCGDCGRSFSRKESLTMHKLTHTREKLFSCHDCGRSFNRKVRLTRHKLTHTGEKLFTCGDCGKSFNQKVHLTRHKLTHTRKKPFSCGECGKNFNWKVRLTRHNLTHTGEKPFTCGDCGKSFNRKDTLNMHKLTHSREKPFTCGDCGKSFNQKVRLTSHKLTHIREKPFSCGECGKSFGLERNLARHKLTHTGEKPFTCGDCGKSFNRKETLTTHKLTHTREKPFSCGECGKSFNRKDTLNMHKLTHSREKPFSCGD